A single genomic interval of Chitinophaga sp. 180180018-3 harbors:
- a CDS encoding ABC transporter permease, whose protein sequence is MFRSYCYTAWRNLMKDRRFTFLNLIGLSTGLACALLIYLWVNDELHIDKFHKNDAQLYQVMENRVQASGIWTSPSSPIPMADALAKDMPEVEYAVNTTAEGDVTLSFNNEKNIRAEGRYASRDFFKIFSYRLILGNADQVLTGSKTIVLTDELAIKLFGSTSNAMGKTVMMMHKQPYTVAGVFEAPGTNSSNRFDFVAPIMDYSEARNNTDNWGATFCRTYLLLKPGTNINRFNARIANYIKLKTKDEIAYRTPFITHYSDRYLYGRYSNGVQVGGRIDYVHLFSLIALFILAVACINFMNLSTAKAGSRAKEVGIKKAIGAGRGMLILQYLSESVMMAFISLLFAVILVALFLPAFNAITSKQLSLQIASGIIVPVLLITLLTGLLAGSYPALYLSGFKPITALKGRLTGSLGELLARKGLVIFQFTVSIVLIVAVLVIQKQINFIQQKNLGYTRDQIITFYKEGALEDQQQQEAFLTQVRNIPGVKSASDIAHSLTGHSSGTSGVYWEGKAPGDRTEFEQVPVDFDMLETLDVKLKDGRSFSRSYGADSSKVIFNEAAIRFMGLKDPIGKRVQVQGANMEIVGVVRDFNFQSLYEKVKPLFFVLAPDRTYRFMIKTEVGMERRVVAQLRLLYQQLNPGFSFDYQFLDDNYRESYTAENQISALSRYFAGLAILISCLGLFGLATFTAQRRNKEIGIRKVLGATVGTIVIMLTKDFIKLVIAAIAISIPLAWWATVQWLKGFAYSAQVGVGIYIIAGASTVLLALLTISFQSVKAALTNPVKSLKAE, encoded by the coding sequence ATGTTTCGGAGTTATTGCTACACTGCCTGGCGTAATCTGATGAAAGACCGCCGCTTCACTTTCCTCAACCTGATTGGTTTATCTACAGGGCTGGCCTGCGCATTACTGATTTACTTATGGGTAAATGATGAATTGCACATTGATAAGTTCCATAAAAATGATGCGCAGCTTTACCAGGTGATGGAGAACCGTGTGCAGGCCAGCGGCATCTGGACATCCCCATCTTCTCCTATTCCGATGGCCGATGCACTGGCGAAGGATATGCCGGAAGTGGAATATGCCGTTAACACAACAGCAGAAGGTGATGTTACCCTCTCTTTTAATAACGAAAAAAATATAAGGGCCGAGGGCCGGTATGCCAGCAGGGATTTTTTCAAAATCTTCTCCTACCGCCTGATCCTCGGAAATGCCGACCAGGTGCTGACCGGCAGCAAAACCATTGTACTGACAGATGAGCTGGCCATAAAATTATTCGGCAGTACCAGTAATGCGATGGGCAAAACAGTGATGATGATGCATAAGCAGCCATACACAGTTGCTGGTGTGTTTGAAGCACCGGGGACCAATTCATCCAACCGGTTCGATTTCGTAGCTCCTATAATGGATTATTCAGAAGCCCGGAACAACACCGATAACTGGGGAGCCACGTTTTGCCGTACTTACCTGCTGCTGAAACCAGGTACCAACATCAACAGGTTCAATGCCAGGATAGCCAACTATATCAAGCTCAAAACAAAAGATGAGATCGCTTATCGTACCCCATTTATAACACATTATTCTGACCGGTACCTGTATGGCCGCTATAGCAATGGCGTTCAGGTAGGCGGAAGGATAGATTATGTACATCTGTTTTCACTCATTGCACTTTTTATTCTGGCGGTAGCCTGTATTAATTTCATGAACCTGTCGACCGCAAAAGCTGGCAGCCGGGCGAAAGAAGTGGGTATCAAAAAAGCAATAGGCGCCGGCCGCGGCATGCTTATTCTGCAGTACCTGAGTGAGTCGGTCATGATGGCTTTCATCTCTCTCCTGTTTGCCGTGATATTAGTAGCGTTGTTCCTGCCTGCTTTTAATGCAATCACCAGTAAGCAACTTAGCTTACAAATCGCCAGCGGTATTATTGTACCGGTTCTCCTCATCACCCTGTTAACCGGATTACTAGCGGGTAGTTATCCCGCCTTGTACCTATCTGGCTTCAAACCGATAACTGCATTAAAAGGCAGGCTCACCGGATCTTTGGGCGAGCTGCTGGCTCGGAAAGGATTAGTAATTTTTCAATTTACGGTATCTATTGTACTGATTGTTGCAGTGCTGGTCATACAGAAACAGATCAACTTCATACAACAAAAAAACCTGGGCTATACCAGGGATCAGATTATTACATTTTATAAAGAAGGGGCGCTGGAGGATCAGCAACAGCAGGAAGCTTTCCTCACACAGGTACGAAATATACCCGGAGTGAAAAGTGCATCTGATATTGCGCACAGTCTTACCGGGCATAGCAGCGGTACCAGTGGCGTTTACTGGGAAGGTAAGGCACCTGGTGACAGAACAGAATTTGAGCAGGTACCGGTAGATTTTGATATGCTGGAAACCCTCGATGTGAAGCTGAAAGATGGCAGATCCTTCTCGCGCAGCTATGGTGCAGATAGTTCAAAGGTGATCTTCAATGAAGCGGCGATCCGCTTTATGGGTTTGAAAGATCCCATTGGGAAAAGAGTACAGGTACAAGGAGCCAATATGGAGATAGTGGGGGTTGTCAGGGACTTCAACTTTCAATCGCTCTATGAAAAGGTAAAGCCCCTGTTCTTCGTACTGGCCCCCGATCGCACTTATCGGTTTATGATCAAAACTGAAGTGGGTATGGAGCGACGAGTCGTTGCTCAATTGCGGTTGCTGTATCAGCAGCTGAATCCGGGATTCTCTTTCGACTATCAATTCCTTGATGACAATTACCGGGAATCATATACAGCAGAAAATCAGATCTCCGCATTATCACGGTATTTTGCCGGCCTGGCAATCCTGATATCCTGCCTGGGGCTATTCGGCCTGGCCACCTTTACGGCTCAACGAAGAAATAAAGAGATCGGCATAAGGAAAGTACTGGGGGCTACCGTAGGCACTATTGTCATCATGCTTACAAAAGACTTCATTAAACTGGTAATAGCGGCTATTGCCATTTCAATACCGCTGGCGTGGTGGGCAACCGTGCAGTGGCTCAAAGGTTTTGCGTATAGTGCACAGGTAGGCGTAGGAATTTATATCATCGCCGGGGCCTCCACTGTCCTGCTCGCCCTGCTCACTATCAGTTTCCAGTCAGTCAAAGCTGCACTGACCAACCCTGTGAAGAGTTTGAAAGCAGAATAG
- a CDS encoding SRPBCC domain-containing protein: MKDYKKHFILNAAPEEVYAALTNPATIQLWTGDVAEMSTVPGSEFSLWEDSIVGRNLEFETGKKIVQQWYFGDDEDETPSIVTIILHASPKGTDVELRHTNIPDEAYEDMVAGWNNQYFGSLIDFYKD; the protein is encoded by the coding sequence ATGAAAGATTATAAAAAACACTTTATCCTGAACGCTGCTCCTGAAGAAGTTTATGCAGCGCTTACCAACCCGGCCACTATACAGCTGTGGACGGGAGATGTAGCTGAAATGTCGACCGTACCCGGTTCTGAATTCTCTCTTTGGGAAGATAGTATCGTTGGCAGGAACCTGGAATTTGAAACGGGGAAGAAAATTGTACAGCAATGGTATTTTGGAGATGACGAAGATGAAACCCCTTCCATCGTTACTATTATTTTACACGCCTCCCCTAAAGGCACCGATGTAGAACTAAGGCATACCAATATACCTGATGAAGCTTATGAAGATATGGTAGCAGGATGGAACAATCAATATTTCGGGTCGCTGATCGATTTCTACAAAGACTAA